CCCATGGGACCATTCCAAATAATGGTCTTGGTTGTATCCAATGCATCACTAAATGTCTTAACTGAATCCGGTCCAATGTCCAACCCCATCCAACCATCAGGGATTTCAGACGCTGGCACAACCTGCAAACAGAATCGTCATTCCTTCATCACCAATTGTTGTTGTTTTTTCCTTCACTAGTAAAATATAGTTGAAGCTGTTAACTTGAAATCCACAAACCATTATAGTGAGAACTTTAAGTTTAGACCACATGAGATGTGTGATAATCGATAGTTTCCTAAGGCCAGTTATGAATTTTAATGAAGATATTAAATTAGCAAACCTTGCTCTCTGCATCAGCTGCAAATTTATCTGCAATAATGACATCAGTTGGTAACAAAAGAGACACACCCTTCGCTTTGGCTTTTGCAAGAAGTGATGATGCAAGCCCAAGTTTGTCATCTTCTACCAAAGAAGAACCCACTGAGAAACCTTGTGCTTTGTAAAATGTGAATATCATCCCGCCACCGAGAAGAAGGATATCACACTTCTCCAACAGTGATTCAATCACCCCAATCTTAGATGATACTTTTGAGCCACCTACAATAGCTGCAAATGGTCTCTTGGGGGTTGAAACAGCACCAACAAGATAATCAAGTTCCTACAATTACATGGAAGAATCAAGGTTAGGAAAACAAACATACAACAAGTATAAAAAATGGTAACCATTTGAAGTCTGCAAATCTAGAGCAACACGCATTAAATAAAGTACAGAACTGCAGAATTCAAAATCATATCAGCGTATACAGGACTTCCAAAGAAAATATATAGGTCTCCTAAGTACACATGCCTGATAATTTGGTATTAATGTCTATAGTCACCTTTTGCAAAAGAAAACCAGCGACGGAGGGCTTCAGGAACTTGGTGACACCCTCTGTTGATGCATGTGCTCTATGGGCCGTTCCAAAAGCATCATTCACATAAAGGTCAGCTAGTGCTGCAAGCTTCTTTGCGAATTCAGGAtcatttttctcttcctctttataAAATCTAACATTTTCAAGAAGTAGAACGCCACCTTCAGGCAGTGCATTAACCAAATTTTCAACTTCTGGTCCAATACAATCATCTGCTTTCTCAACCTGTTTGTCATAAAGGAATTCATAGTAAAACAAGACACTACAATTATGCACTTCACATAAACATACAAGTTAAAACATGAACATACCTTGATTCCAAGTAGTTCAGAAAGCCTAGGCACAATTGGGTTCAAACTGAATTTTGGTGTGACACCCTTCGGGCGTCCCTGATTTGGCAGATAACAAAAATGTGAGTTCAGAGTCAATGGTTGTAGCTAATTGAAGAACAAAATACAAATTAAAGCATTATCTATCAAAGTCCAAAATGCATTGTGATACATATATCACAAAAAAGATAGCCATAACCAGAATCTTTGCAATCAACTTAAAGTTGTAAGCTTTTGTCACATTTCATACCTATAAAAGTTAGATATTTAACTGAAACCATAGACTTACAAATATGTCTACATGGATTACCACACTGTCGAAAAATTTTCGAAACAGATGGAAGCTTAAATAATACACCAGAAACTTCAAAAGCGACAGTTAATTGGCATAATTTACTAGATCTCCAGGTAGGAGGACAAATTTAGTCCACAGTGCAAAGGCAGAAACTTAATCAAGTATCTCATGCATAAAGCCTACACTATATCCGAATGAATAAGCAAAAAGCAACCATATATATTTCTCATGTGGATAAAATGTATGCATTGAGGGGGgaggataataaaaaaaatatattagtttcATCACAAATATAAGAGaaccaagaaaaaaaaactgCAGTTTCCTAGTAAATTCTGTCCTTTCAGATTAATTTGATATAGAAATACAAAAATGCTTTGTGGATTGTAGTAATACTGAAGAGAAGTAATGGGCATTATAGTTCCCATTGCTGTCATGGTAGTATGTTTGCAGAAAACTGAATGCTGCAAAATCTGATATCCTAACAAGGGTAGAGGACCAAAGGGCAATTCATGCCATGCATAACAACTTGGATAGCTGAGGGCATAACATCGAAGAAGATCCATTGTTAATGTCAAAGACTAAATGATCATATGAAGTACCATATTCTGGCCAATCACTATATCAAGCGGCCAATAACATAATTCCGAATAATCAAGAAACAAATGAGTTGACCGAGAACGGGAACATCTCACCAGATGACTGGAGAGGATGACTTTGGCCCCATTGCTGATCAAGTGCTTGATGGTGGGCACGGCCGCCCGGATCCTGGTGTCATCGGTGATGTTGCGGTTCTCGTCGAGGGGAACGTTCAGATCCGCCCGGACGAATACCTTCTTCCCCTTGAGGTCGGCGGCGGTGAGGTCCCCCACGCTCTTCTTGGCCATGGACGCCACCCCGCGCGACCCCTTCCCGCTCCTCCCGGCCACGGACCTGATCTTCGCCGCCACGTGAGCCGCCAGAAGCGGGTCGGCCGCGGCCCCGGCGAAACCCAGCCGCCGAAGCGGCGAACGGAGGGCTACCGCGCCGGAGAGTAGCGCCGCCGCCGTCGTCGACCGCCTGCGGGAGGAGGTCGGGAGGAGGGAGAAGGAGGTGGCGGCGGTGGAAGCCATGGATCGTAAACTCTTCGCAAaggcgagagcgagagagagagagagaagccaaGCAAGGAGGTCGCGGAGACACGAGTGATGGATTAAAAAGTAAGGAGGAGGGGGAATGTGATGTGGAGCAGAAGCGGGGGTTCGTGGATTTTTCTTATCGCTGAAGAGCGGTGGAGAGCGAGGGGTTCGATGAGAAGATTTGGGCTTCGTTTGTGGCGTGGGGTGGGAGAAAGGAAGGTGGAGATGACGAAGTCGTGGACTCAATTTAGCATGGCTTCCCTTCTAATATTctattacataaatcataaaccTCCACAATATAATAGGGTTTATTGCGtaacatttcttattttaaacCTCCGAAATTGTATTTTTAATAGTAACTAAatccaataaaaataaatttgcatacatatttatatatacacatatttccTCAAAAGTTAGTGGTTCTACATTTACCATCAACTATatgttttatatgccattgaaacTCCAATTTACATTTTTATGTATTCCTCCTAAATTTGATCAAGCGAATGTTTTAGATGGATGTTAAAGGTAGAGTGGCCTATATAATTGGAGAAAGaagtatattatattaaattctaTAATTGGATTATTAAAATTTCAATTTTAACGCATTTAAATTTTCAAGAAGATGAACGCCCATTATTTAACTATAGaggttaaaattaataattaattatgaccATCACAATTGTCATTAGCTATTTTTGGTTATCATGATTCTCATCTAAATAGATCCAACTCATGCTGGATGAatcaattaaataattaattatatgtatTATAATTTGTGTAAAAAAATTCGACTCGATTGCATTTGCATATTTAATATCTGCATCTCATCTCAGGGTAAGCTTATAAATAAATTAAGTGCCTAAATTTCTAGGTCATGTAGATTGTAGTACTCCAAAGGTTTTGTATTCCGATTTTATATAGACGAGGGAAATATAACGTGTGCAATCATGGACACCTCAGCACACCTCATCCATACTTGGTCGACAGGTCACGTCTGCCTCATCCATACCTGATCTCATTTATCCGACATATAAGAGGTGACCCTATAAAACGGGTTAATTAtacattattatttataattaatcatctttaatatctcaatttatatattttaaaaaattatattgacatttaATCTCATTTCTTCGATGATTACATATTAACCTCGTTTCTTTTCAAaacgagctaattatatattatgatagttaatcatctttaatattttaatttttagactaaaaaaattatattgacatcattataattataaaaataaaatatttaattttatttctcctcAAGCCATCAATTTTATCGATGAAAGATAAAATACATATTTTCATGTATAGGAATGACATAAAAAAGGGATGAAAAATAATTTCGCTATCTTCACCGTTCAaaagatattaattttatataaggaTAACTTATATAAAAGCTTCGTTGTCCTCTCGGATGACATATTCAAGAAGTTGATGTCATATGTAAGGCCAACGACTCTTTATTGATTATGACGTTCCAAAAATACTTTATCATTTTTATTCAACGAAAGCTTTCATAGACATTATTTGGAGGGGGCTAGACTTTTTTTTACGACTCGTGTCTGTACTATCAAACTTTGGTTAATAACCTGAGCATGGATTGGGAAATATCTCTCGACCTTGGTCTTCATGTATGTAGTACATTGGGAGCTCAGTATTTCCACTTAGGAAACACCTCGGGCAATCCTGTGTATACGAGCTTGGATTACATCGAGCTGATCAGAACGTCAACAACTTTTTCCCTAACATATTTGGCACTAAAAGGAGAGTCCAATATCACAAGAATATTTGTCCACCAACCCTCTCAACGAATGTTTCAACGAGGAGGCTTTACCCCTGACATATAATATTTTCACTTAGGGAAGCAACAACTATCCTTTCGACATGTGGATGCATCAACATTGATGCACACGTCGATGTGACATTGGCGTATGTTCAATGACTCAGGCTTCTTGCCCCCAAGAGTGATCTTGAGCTACTTGCTCGTCCCAACTAAggtgttcttgaatcttatctagTAAGTACAAATGCTAATAAGCATGATACAGGCTATCGCTCTATTTTTACCCTTAATTAGCCCAATAGGCGATGCCACTAGCTCAGTTGCAATCATCAGGTCAACCGCGATCATCATCCATTGAGGTTCCCCCACCCAACGTGGTATTAACATCCTACGGGCTATCGAGGCCCATCGAACCACCGACCGATGGGGGCACTTCTCCccctaatcatagaattcattagaCTACACTACTACTCTACCTTGCTTGAATTCGAGATCTAATCGGTAAATTCAATAGAGGATTTCTTACAAACCCAATTATGATAAATTGACCGACGCTCAAAGGATATGTGATAAGAGTTTTAACAATCCAAAGGGAAAGCATTGGTCGACCTCACCTTGGGTCAGTGGTCATTCACCTAGAAAATTCAAGAAGAACCAATTCAAATAAACTTTCACCTTCTATCGTTGGAGGCATTTGATGACAGTGCAAATCCGAGAGAGCATATTACAGCTTTATGTGCCTAAATATTATTGTATGACACTTTAGATATTTTGATGTGCCGCACCTTTCTGACCACGTTAAGAGGCTCAGCATGAGAATGTTATTCCCTCATAAAGTCATTTTCTATTTGCTCTTTTGCCTAGCTTACAAGGGAGTTCGAACTTCACTTTCTTAGGAATATGTACTCGAGACCATTAGCAGTGATGCTTTCTCAAACTCAAGTGAGAGAAGAAGGAAACACTTGCAAAGGAGGAACGATCGACTCGAGTTACCTCGCCTAAGGTCTGAGCTAACCCTCTTGAATGTCTAGAACTAAAGTTTTCCTATAGACAAAAGTGAATGGCTCTTAAAAGGCCCTCACTCGATGAAGACTCCATTGGCGAAAAAAGATGAGTTCGAATACTACCAGTTCTATCAGGATTATGACCATGATATAAAGGATTATCGTAATTTGAAAGAGTAGATTGAAGTACTCATATGTCGAGGACACCTCGAGCAGTTCGTGCGAACACATCGAAAACTCTCACCCTGACCTTAGGGGTCGGTGGAGAGATAGATTAATATTATCATTGGTGGACCCACCTTGAGGTGAGACAACTCGAGTTGTAAGgcttatgctatgagtttaccacTGAAAAACACTCGAGGACAAATGATGACCTAGAGATAACCTTTGAGGAAGAGATAGCGTATCTTAACCCAAATCATAATAATACCTTGGTAGTTTTTGTGTATATGACTAATACTCGAGTAAAAAATGCTATTATTAACATAGGTAGCTCTACTTATATCTTTTACTTTGATACTTTTTAAAAACTCAGGTTATTAACTAGTGACCTTACCCTCATGACTTCTTTGTTGATGACTCGTGTTCGTACTCTCTTATACCGCTCGACCCTGTTGCACTATACTCACTCGATCGTCGCCACATTGGACCCTGCTCACCTGTCGCACCCTACTCGCCCGTCGCCCCATCATCCTCACCCTGGCTGATGATGATTTCGTCATTGTTAGAGAAGCTTGTTGCCTGTGCGTCTCCACTTTAGAATTGACCGAGCGAGTGCGGTGGGCGAGCTGGGTCCAATGCGACGATGACGAGCGGTGCGGGTGTGGCAATGGTCGAGCAATGCAGGAGTGGCGGTCAAGCAGTGCAGGTGCAGCGGCGATGAGTGGTGCAGGTGCGATGACGGTGAGCGTTGCAAGTCAAGCATGTGCGGTGGGCGAGCGACGGGTAAGTAGAtcaaaggagaggaagagaaatcGATTAGAGAGagaagtggatataaatttaataatttaaaaaataataaaattatacttTTATCCTTTTCAATGGCGTTTTGTTTTACAAGTGACAACACATTATTTTTTTCGTCGATCAAATTAACAATGTAAAAAGAATTGTGATTAAATATTTCATCTTCGTAAACATAGGGACTCTAATATTACATTTAAAGTATAACGATCCAGATATTAATCATAGTTAATTATAATGGATAATTTGTAATTAACCGAAAAAGGTTGGATAGTTTGCGAATGAAAGGTATTGATTGGAAAAAACCAAAATATCAGATTTTGTTTGAGAAATAGctgaaatataatattttctaaaGAAATTACCTTTGTATCACGTCCTAACAACTTAAATAAATGTATTGTATGAGATCCAAAGCAAACAGAAAGCCATCGAGCAAAAAAAGTGTTATGGTCTGATAATATGTACACGAAATTAAAAGGATCTTTTTGCTAATTTTCGAAATGGTTTATTGGTAAGTTAGGCGCGATAATTCAGTGGAAGAATATTGTTTTGCcgaaatataaatctaattataATATGAAGAATGTTGGAGGTTCTCAATTAAAATTTATCAATAAACCTCATTAATTGACCCCAAACTCATCGCCTACGTCGTCGCCCTCCGAATCTCGAGCGTGCGGCCTCGAGCTCATTCGTCGCCCATCTCCGTCTCCTCTGCCGCCTTCCTTTTTCGAACCCTCACGGCCTCTTTTTCCTCGGCTTCCTACGGCTCTCCAATCCGCCGTTTAAGATGGCAGCGCTCTCAAAGAACCGACGATCCTCCTAGCTTCCCCCCGAGAGCCGGAGACGGGTCGGCGAGGTTAACGTCGGAGGATTTCTCCGATTCCCTCCGCCGCGGTGCGTTTTCGGTTTCGGGGGAGCACCTCAAGGAGACAGGGTTCGATCTTAAGAGCGGCAATTTCCAAGTCCGCCGAGCGAGCGAGCCCGGATTGCTGCCAAGAAGGCCCGGGAGGTGGTGGACCGTTAGAGATCTAAGTTGGCGCCGGGGTTCTTGATGTGGAACAAGTGAGCGCATTAGATGGTGATCGACTTCTTTCTTGACctgaattattatttatttttcatcttCGATTATTATTCATTGGATGGTAATCTTAATTTCCCCCTCTGAACTCGTACAAACTATAGTTTTTGCATGAGTTTGTATATTTTTCTCCCTTATACCATGTAATTTGTTCAATTTGGTTAGTACTAGTTTTTGTTACAAAAGGTTCTGTTATGATTGGCTAGTTTTCGAACTCACTTAGATAAGCGGCTAATTGCTAAGATGCTGAGATTCGGAAGGATTACATTCCCTCCTGGCCCCTTATGGGCGAAGTTTGTCGGTCAAGGTTGTCGAGAGGTATCTAATGGATACTGAGACCTTATACATGGTCAGAATTTCCTAAGATCTTATGGCAGAGTCCTACTGTGGCACACAATTTGTCCATGAAAAATATATGTGAGGCACTGTTTTTTTTTTGGCAAGGAGGGAGACACTTTGTTGGTCTCAATCACATTATATATGACAATATGACAAACTCGTCGGGCAGCTTTAGTAATTAGTGCTGCTTCTCTTGGATAGGCAACTTTTAATGCCTCTCTTATTGCAGTGTAGTTGTCTTTATTGCAATGTAGTTATTTAAACCCTTTTTTTGGTGCACTTATCTAGTCTCAGTCCCTGCAGCATCAGGTGCTCTAAATGCATGTTCTCACAAATATGGATACCATAACAATAGGCTAATTAGATATTATCCCTTGTAATTAGACATCCTTAACATTCCAGTCCCTCggcttaaaaaatttacattgaaatttctatagttatgaaaataaaacatcTAACTCCATTTACCCTAACGTCGTCGATTTTACCGATGGAAGTACGAAAATAATgggcaaaagataatttcaacatctCAGTTGGTGATGGCGGATGACGTTGATGGTGGCGGACAGCGATACTGTTGGGGGCCATGCGTGactgttgtggatgagaagagcGGCAACAAGAGGTGAAGGTCATTTTGCATATGCGACGACGTCGACGTAGATGCAAAGCAGCGAAAGAGTCGCTCGACACTTTCGTCGGTGTCGATGCAAATGCAGAGTGGCCCTTACCTCTCGTTGTCGCTTTCCTCATCCACACCCCTGGCCCCCAACAGTGTCGTCATCTACCACcaccaattgaaatattaaaattatttatttgtcCATTATTTTCGTGTTTCAGTTGGTAAAACTGATGGCGTTAGGATAAATGGagctaaatattttactttcaaaaCTATATAGATTCTAATGTTAATTTTTTAGGTCTAAGGATCGGGATGCTAAGGAGGTTTAACTacaaaggataatatataattggcCCTACAATAATTGTGCTTGATCACATTCTTTTTGGTGTATGTCATATTAGCTCCCAATATCCAGTACATATTAGTAGCTTCGATTTCTAGTAGAGTATTTGATGCGTTCTATCATAAGTAACTTGATATAACACATGTTGAGATGAATTTGCGGCAAATGGTAGATGCATAATTAAGGAAATGAAAGTATGGTgaacaagagaaaaaagagatcGAAGAACTATGACTAAATGAAATTTCACTTGTAACTTAGTTTCAGTTTGCCTTGCAGTAATTAAATACTTGATAGCTAAGGCTCCATTTGTTACTAGAATTAGTTTTAGGAGAATAATCTAATATCATGATTATACTAAATCAATAACTGCTACTCTCTTTTGGGTATTACTATTTGTGATGTATTTAAATATTCATTGAAAagtttatgttaaaaaaaaaatcaggacaTAGTGATTTTATTATTGATCAATACAAACTTTATTTGTTTAAGTTGATTCTACAGTCAATTGGTTCAGTCTGTTTGATCAAACCTGACTATTGACAAATTGATAAATTGATTTCGTATCAGGTCAGAATCTGGGTTCTCAGACCCTTCTGCAAAGACAGAAACTAACACTTTTGCAAAGGCGATATATAAATTTGAGCTCTACTAGCCAACTTAACCGATCAAGTTCAAGTTGATCTGAAACTCTATTTGCAAAAGTATAATATATCTTTTGAGGTTGACTACTGACCTGATTTGACCCAGGTCAACATGTAGGAAAACCCAATTGTGATATGAGAAAGGTTTGGGATAAAACCTACACCCACTCCATAAAGTTTACAATTCCTTTGGTTTACAGATGAACTTCTGTGTCTTTTGGACACTAATGTCTAACCCAATCCTGGACAAGACTAAAATATATCTTTTGCTTGAGCTAAACCATGCCAGGAATCCTGATGTTTGATAAATTTGACAAGGTGGATAGCAGCGCATGCTACATCAAAGCTGTCGATATTGGCACAATATGAAAATAGTAGACATTAAATCTTTAGGGATTTCTATTGTCTGTTATTTGACATTTCATGAACAATCATTTCCTTGGATCTTTGTTTTGCTCTTCAGGATGGACCATTACCTGTCAGCAAGTATTTTTGTTATCAATCACTCAACGTTTATCCTTCAGTGGATTATCAGTTCAAGGTTATGAATCCTGGCAGTACATTGGATTGTCGGTTCCTCCATTTTGTTGGTCTTAAATGCTTTTCTTGAAGGCAGACACATTGAAGGGTTTAATATTCTTTCTGACAGATGATTGTTTGCTAAGAGTTGACAACTTTTTATTAGTGTCATCAATCATAGTTTCTTTCCTGCTGATTAATAACAAGACCTCTGAGGACCAGTGGTAGGCTGCAGTTAGAATCCAGTGTGACCATTTTTGGATTGTCAGATAGGAATACAAGCTTCTGTAGATGATTTATTTCTGCACCTTCGGAGTCTGACATAATATTGTTTGGTGATCAATTAATAATGAgacatttttttttacttaaagtGAGCATTCAGTTTTGAAAAGAAATCTTGAAAGCCCTTGCTACGTAACAACTCATTTTATAGCAGGTTGATATCCATCATGTAATGTTATGTACTGCCAATTCTTCAATGAAGTCTCCTTTATTTGAGTTTCCTAAATTCAAAACACAGTAATTATGTTCTTAGCTAATAGTTTCACATCTTAATCCACTAAATTCTTTTATTCTCGAGCTTTATTACACATTTCACCTGAAAAATACTGCACAATTGTTGTAATCTCCTGAAATCATCAAAAAAGGGTTGCTAAGGGTGAAACTGAAGTTGCTCCTCAAGTTCAATTTGAGGAGCAGTTTTACAGGTACATGATGAAATCTATATTTTTGTAAGATTAGATGCAATGTTAGATGATCAAATAGTTCTATTTTTAACGAGTTATGATTCAatgtttattttaattatttttgttcATCCACAATTTTAGGTTGGTTGCTGCTCCAGTGCATAAAAATTTGCTGGTTCTTTCCTTTAAAGTCAAAGTGGACCCAACAGATGAATCAGTTCACTAAGTGCTTCGGCAGCAGGAAATAGATGAAACGATGGTGTGCATTGTACCAGAGATATCCATTTCATTGACATGGATATCCTTGCTCCTACTCGAAGGTTTGCTTCATAACATTAGTATATGTAGAGCTCCCCTACCTTTTGCCAAGCCTAAAACATAGATTTGATACATGTTCAGATGATCAGATTGGGCTCTGGATGAACAATATGCAATTTAAGGGCCCTGCTGCTCTACCACTGCATCAGAAGATACACCTTAGTGAAGCAAAAGGGAGGCATCAATGTAAGTAGCACGACACTTCAAATGATCGTTCTCTACACAGTCTTTGTCCTTCAATGATTATATCAAGTTGTAAGCTTTCCTTGAACGTTTCACAGTTCATCAGTTACTAGCTTGGAAACTAACCTACAGGGAAATGTTTCAGTAGTTATACCTACTCTTGCTCACC
The window above is part of the Musa acuminata AAA Group cultivar baxijiao chromosome BXJ2-6, Cavendish_Baxijiao_AAA, whole genome shotgun sequence genome. Proteins encoded here:
- the LOC135614125 gene encoding phosphoglycerate kinase, chloroplastic-like, whose translation is MASTAATSFSLLPTSSRRRSTTAAALLSGAVALRSPLRRLGFAGAAADPLLAAHVAAKIRSVAGRSGKGSRGVASMAKKSVGDLTAADLKGKKVFVRADLNVPLDENRNITDDTRIRAAVPTIKHLISNGAKVILSSHLGRPKGVTPKFSLNPIVPRLSELLGIKVEKADDCIGPEVENLVNALPEGGVLLLENVRFYKEEEKNDPEFAKKLAALADLYVNDAFGTAHRAHASTEGVTKFLKPSVAGFLLQKELDYLVGAVSTPKRPFAAIVGGSKVSSKIGVIESLLEKCDILLLGGGMIFTFYKAQGFSVGSSLVEDDKLGLASSLLAKAKAKGVSLLLPTDVIIADKFAADAESKVVPASEIPDGWMGLDIGPDSVKTFSDALDTTKTIIWNGPMGVFEFDKFAVGTESIAKKLAELSGKGVTTIIGGGDSVAAVEKVGVADVMSHISTGGGASLELLEGKELPGVVALDEAVAVAV